A window of Clostridium botulinum BKT015925 contains these coding sequences:
- a CDS encoding 2-hydroxyacid dehydrogenase, whose product MRISILESLGLPKEEVYSIAKPLINKGHEIIFYEDKMEDTEILKERAKGADVLVLANMPLNGEVIRSDENLKMVSVAFTGVDHVDSKACIDKNIRVCNAAGYSTSSVAELTYGLIFSVFRNIVPLDKATRKAGTRAGFSQSELLGKTIGIVGTGAIGLRVGEIAKAFGCKVLAYSRTQKQQAIDLGFEYVSLDELLASSDVISLHVPLSNETRGLISKEKINLMKSSSILINTARGPVIDNIALAEALKQGKIAGAGIDVFEIEPPIEKSHPLFNISNVVVTPHIAFATKEAMYRRAKITFDNIEKWIEGNPQNIML is encoded by the coding sequence ATGCGTATATCAATATTAGAATCATTAGGATTACCAAAAGAAGAAGTATATTCTATAGCTAAACCACTTATCAATAAAGGACATGAAATAATATTTTATGAAGATAAGATGGAGGATACAGAAATCCTTAAAGAAAGAGCTAAGGGGGCAGATGTTTTAGTATTAGCTAATATGCCTTTAAATGGAGAAGTAATAAGATCAGATGAAAATCTAAAAATGGTTTCTGTTGCTTTTACAGGAGTAGATCATGTAGATTCAAAGGCATGTATTGATAAAAATATTAGGGTGTGTAATGCAGCAGGGTATAGTACATCGTCTGTAGCAGAACTTACGTATGGACTTATTTTTTCTGTATTTAGAAATATAGTTCCTTTAGACAAGGCTACAAGAAAAGCTGGTACAAGAGCGGGATTTTCACAAAGTGAACTTTTAGGAAAAACTATTGGTATAGTTGGAACTGGAGCTATAGGCCTAAGGGTTGGAGAAATAGCTAAAGCTTTTGGATGTAAGGTATTAGCTTATAGTAGAACACAAAAACAACAAGCTATAGATCTAGGATTTGAATATGTATCATTAGATGAGTTATTAGCTAGTAGCGATGTAATCTCATTACATGTACCATTAAGTAATGAAACAAGAGGCCTGATAAGCAAAGAAAAGATAAATTTAATGAAGTCATCATCTATATTAATTAATACAGCTAGAGGACCAGTTATAGATAATATTGCTTTAGCTGAGGCTTTAAAGCAAGGGAAAATTGCTGGTGCTGGTATTGATGTTTTCGAGATTGAACCACCAATAGAAAAGAGTCATCCTTTATTTAATATTTCAAATGTTGTTGTAACTCCGCATATTGCTTTTGCCACAAAGGAAGCTATGTATAGAAGGGCAAAAATAACTTTTGATAATATAGAAAAATGGATAGAAGGAAATCCTCAAAATATAATGTTATAG
- a CDS encoding sugar phosphate nucleotidyltransferase gives MIYALILAGGKGTRLYPLSREKSPKQFLKVINEKSFLRNTVDRISSIVDKQNTYVVTNKDYIDKIKDELSDINQDNIFIEPANKETSL, from the coding sequence GTGATATATGCACTAATATTGGCCGGTGGAAAAGGGACAAGACTTTATCCCTTATCTCGTGAAAAAAGTCCAAAACAATTTTTAAAGGTTATTAATGAAAAGAGTTTTTTAAGAAATACTGTGGATAGAATAAGTTCAATTGTAGATAAACAAAATACGTATGTTGTTACAAATAAGGATTATATAGATAAGATAAAAGATGAATTATCAGATATAAATCAAGATAATATTTTTATTGAACCTGCTAATAAGGAGACCTCTTTATAA
- a CDS encoding acetyl-CoA C-acetyltransferase, whose translation MKNIVIASAVRTPVGSYGGALKDVSAVDLGTIVVKEALKRASVKPEQVDEVILGHVLQAAQGQNTTRQVLINSGIPKEVPGFTINKVCGSGLRAVSLAAQIIKAGDADIIVAGGMENMSATPYSVPGARWGQRMGDGKFIDTMIKDGLWDAFNQYHMGITAENIAEQWGITREEQDAFGLRSQNLAEKAVKSGKFKDEIVPVVIKTKKGEKVVDTDEFPRFGTTAEALAKLRPAFKKDGTVTAGNASGINDGAAAIVVMSEDKAKELGIKPLAKIVSYGSKGVDPSIMGYGPVGATKRALEAAGLKVEDLDLIEANEAFAAQSIAVARDLGFNMDIVNVNGGAIALGHPIGCSGARILISLLYEMEKRDAKKGLATLCIGGGMGTAMIVERA comes from the coding sequence ATGAAAAATATAGTTATCGCAAGTGCAGTAAGAACACCAGTAGGAAGCTATGGCGGAGCTTTAAAGGATGTTTCAGCAGTAGATTTAGGAACAATTGTTGTTAAAGAAGCATTAAAAAGAGCTAGTGTTAAACCTGAACAAGTTGATGAAGTAATTCTTGGACACGTATTACAAGCAGCACAAGGACAAAACACAACTAGACAAGTGTTAATAAATTCAGGAATACCAAAAGAAGTTCCGGGATTTACAATAAATAAAGTTTGTGGATCAGGATTAAGAGCAGTATCATTAGCAGCTCAAATCATAAAAGCTGGAGATGCAGATATCATAGTTGCAGGTGGTATGGAAAACATGTCAGCTACTCCATATTCAGTACCAGGTGCTAGATGGGGACAAAGAATGGGAGACGGAAAATTCATTGATACAATGATTAAAGATGGTCTTTGGGATGCATTTAATCAATATCACATGGGAATAACTGCTGAAAACATAGCAGAACAATGGGGAATCACTAGAGAAGAACAAGATGCATTTGGATTAAGATCTCAAAACTTAGCTGAAAAAGCAGTTAAATCAGGAAAATTTAAAGATGAAATAGTTCCAGTTGTAATTAAAACTAAAAAAGGTGAAAAAGTAGTAGATACAGATGAATTCCCAAGATTCGGAACTACAGCAGAAGCCTTGGCTAAATTAAGACCTGCATTTAAAAAAGACGGAACAGTAACAGCAGGAAATGCTTCAGGTATTAATGATGGAGCAGCTGCAATAGTTGTAATGAGCGAAGATAAAGCTAAAGAATTAGGAATTAAACCATTAGCTAAAATAGTATCATATGGTTCAAAAGGTGTAGATCCAAGTATAATGGGATATGGACCAGTTGGAGCAACTAAGAGAGCACTTGAAGCTGCTGGATTAAAAGTAGAAGATTTAGATTTAATCGAAGCTAACGAAGCTTTCGCAGCTCAAAGTATAGCAGTAGCTAGAGATTTAGGATTTAATATGGATATAGTAAATGTAAATGGTGGGGCAATAGCTCTAGGACACCCAATTGGATGCTCTGGTGCAAGAATACTTATATCTTTACTATATGAAATGGAAAAGAGAGATGCTAAAAAAGGTCTTGCTACACTTTGCATAGGTGGTGGAATGGGTACTGCCATGATAGTTGAAAGAGCATAA
- a CDS encoding 3-hydroxybutyryl-CoA dehydrogenase, producing the protein MKICVLGAGTMGSGIAQAFAVKGHKVVLRDIKDEFVEKGINGINKSLSKLVKKGKMEEAKKDEILSNINGTVDLNMAADCDLVVEAAIENMEIKKQIFGELDKICKPQTILASNTSSLSITEVASATNRPEKVIGMHFFNPAPVMKLIEVIRGMATSKETFDTVKEISTEIGKEPVEVAEAPGFVVNRILIPMINEAVGILAEGIASAEDIDTAMKLGANHPMGPLALGDLIGLDVCLAIMDVLYKETGDSKYRAHTLLRKYVRAGYLGRKSGRGFHDYSK; encoded by the coding sequence ATGAAAATATGTGTTCTAGGTGCTGGAACAATGGGATCAGGAATTGCTCAAGCATTTGCTGTAAAAGGGCATAAAGTTGTCTTAAGAGATATCAAAGATGAATTTGTGGAAAAAGGAATTAATGGTATAAATAAGAGTCTTTCAAAGTTAGTTAAAAAAGGAAAGATGGAAGAAGCAAAAAAAGATGAAATACTTTCTAATATAAATGGAACAGTTGACCTTAATATGGCAGCTGATTGTGACCTAGTTGTAGAAGCAGCAATAGAAAATATGGAAATCAAAAAGCAGATATTTGGAGAGTTAGATAAGATATGTAAACCACAAACAATTTTAGCTTCAAATACATCTTCACTTTCAATAACAGAAGTTGCATCAGCAACAAATAGACCTGAAAAAGTTATAGGAATGCATTTCTTTAATCCGGCTCCAGTAATGAAGCTTATAGAAGTTATAAGAGGAATGGCAACATCAAAGGAAACTTTTGATACTGTTAAAGAAATATCAACGGAAATTGGTAAGGAACCAGTAGAAGTTGCAGAAGCTCCTGGATTTGTTGTAAATAGAATTTTAATTCCAATGATTAATGAGGCTGTTGGAATCCTTGCAGAAGGAATTGCATCAGCAGAAGATATAGATACAGCTATGAAACTGGGAGCTAATCACCCAATGGGACCTTTAGCATTAGGAGATCTTATAGGACTTGATGTATGTCTTGCTATAATGGATGTATTATATAAAGAAACAGGGGATTCAAAATATAGAGCCCACACATTACTTAGAAAATATGTTAGAGCTGGATATCTTGGAAGAAAATCAGGAAGAGGATTTCACGATTATTCAAAATAA
- the glpK gene encoding glycerol kinase GlpK, translating into MLKIFQRLKNRKKLEEYDTTVDIIDIDKKFIMALDQGTTSSRCIIFNKQGEMISVSQKEFPQIYPKPGWVEHDPMDIWATQLGVAQEALNKAGLDAKDIGAIGITNQRETTVVWNKKTGEPIYNAIVWQCRRTSEYCDKLKEEGFDKKIKEKTGLILDAYFSATKIKWILDNVPGARKKAEKGDLIFGNIDTWLIWNLTKGRVHVTDYTNASRTMLYNIHELKWDEDILKELNIPKSMLPQVKSSSEVYGKTHPSVLGALIPIAGDAGDQQAALFGQMCCEEGMAKNTYGTGCFLLMNTGEKAVESKSGLLTTMAASYNGNIQYALEGSIFIGGAVIQWLRDEFRMIKTAPESEKYANRVDNCNGVYLVPAFVWDAYARGTIVGITRGTKKEHIIRAALESMAYQTYDVLKCMEEDSNVKLQALKVDGGACANDFLMQFQADILNVDVQRPEVIETTAVGAAYLAGLAVGYWKNHKDILENYKISKDFKPTMQKDTREKLVDGWHKAIGRSKTWEK; encoded by the coding sequence ATGTTAAAAATATTTCAGCGTTTAAAAAATCGTAAAAAATTAGAAGAGTATGATACTACAGTGGATATAATAGACATAGATAAAAAGTTTATCATGGCATTAGATCAAGGAACTACAAGTTCAAGATGTATTATATTTAATAAGCAGGGAGAGATGATATCTGTATCTCAAAAAGAATTTCCTCAAATATATCCTAAACCTGGATGGGTAGAACATGATCCTATGGATATATGGGCAACGCAGTTAGGGGTTGCTCAAGAGGCTTTAAATAAAGCGGGCTTAGATGCAAAAGATATTGGGGCTATAGGAATTACTAATCAAAGAGAAACAACAGTGGTATGGAATAAAAAAACAGGAGAACCTATATATAATGCTATAGTATGGCAGTGTAGGAGAACTTCAGAATACTGTGATAAGTTAAAAGAAGAGGGGTTTGATAAAAAAATAAAAGAAAAAACAGGACTAATTTTAGATGCATATTTTTCAGCCACAAAGATCAAATGGATATTAGATAATGTACCTGGAGCAAGAAAAAAAGCTGAAAAAGGAGATTTAATATTTGGAAATATAGATACCTGGTTAATTTGGAATTTAACAAAAGGAAGAGTCCATGTAACAGATTATACTAATGCATCAAGAACAATGCTATATAATATTCATGAATTAAAATGGGATGAGGATATATTAAAAGAGTTAAATATACCTAAATCTATGTTGCCACAAGTAAAATCTTCAAGTGAGGTCTATGGAAAAACACATCCGTCAGTTTTGGGAGCACTTATACCAATAGCAGGGGATGCTGGAGATCAACAGGCAGCATTATTTGGACAGATGTGTTGCGAAGAAGGTATGGCCAAAAATACTTATGGAACGGGTTGCTTTTTATTAATGAATACAGGCGAAAAAGCAGTAGAGTCTAAAAGTGGACTTTTAACAACAATGGCAGCATCTTATAATGGAAATATACAATATGCTCTTGAAGGAAGTATATTTATAGGGGGAGCTGTAATTCAATGGTTACGGGATGAATTTAGAATGATAAAAACAGCTCCAGAGTCGGAAAAATATGCGAATAGGGTAGATAATTGTAATGGAGTATATTTAGTTCCTGCATTTGTTTGGGATGCTTATGCAAGGGGAACTATAGTTGGAATTACTAGAGGTACAAAAAAAGAGCATATAATTAGAGCTGCATTAGAATCTATGGCATATCAAACTTATGATGTGTTGAAATGTATGGAAGAGGATTCAAATGTAAAGTTACAGGCTTTAAAGGTTGATGGAGGAGCTTGTGCTAATGATTTTTTAATGCAATTTCAAGCTGATATTTTAAATGTTGATGTGCAAAGGCCGGAGGTTATAGAGACTACAGCTGTGGGAGCGGCATATCTTGCAGGGCTTGCAGTTGGATATTGGAAGAATCATAAAGACATATTAGAAAACTATAAAATATCAAAGGATTTTAAACCTACAATGCAGAAGGATACACGAGAAAAGCTTGTAGATGGATGGCATAAAGCCATTGGAAGATCAAAGACATGGGAAAAGTAA
- a CDS encoding MIP/aquaporin family protein, producing the protein MSRFMAEFLGTMLLILLGDGVVACVSLNKSKGQNGGWIVVTTSWAIAVAVPALIFGAISGAHFNPAVTIAFALINFGGITWGMVPGYIIAQMLGAMLGAALVWIAYLPHWSETKDPAVKLGVFCTAPAIRNSAANLITEIIGTFVLVFAILGLSKAAQAPGIGVYSVGLVILVIGLALGGPTGYAINPARDLGPRIAHAILPISGKGDSDWGYAWIPVVGPIIGGIIGALLFAALF; encoded by the coding sequence ATGTCTAGATTTATGGCAGAATTCTTAGGCACAATGTTACTTATTCTATTAGGTGATGGTGTAGTAGCTTGCGTATCACTAAATAAGAGTAAAGGACAAAATGGAGGATGGATAGTTGTAACAACATCTTGGGCAATAGCAGTAGCTGTTCCAGCACTTATCTTTGGTGCAATAAGTGGAGCTCACTTTAATCCAGCTGTTACTATAGCCTTTGCATTAATTAATTTTGGTGGTATAACTTGGGGAATGGTTCCAGGTTATATAATTGCACAGATGTTAGGAGCAATGCTTGGAGCCGCTCTAGTATGGATTGCTTATTTACCACATTGGAGTGAAACTAAAGATCCAGCAGTAAAGCTAGGAGTATTTTGTACTGCACCAGCAATTAGAAATAGTGCTGCCAATCTTATAACAGAAATTATAGGAACATTTGTACTTGTATTTGCAATTTTAGGACTTTCAAAGGCAGCTCAAGCACCAGGAATTGGAGTGTATTCAGTTGGACTTGTAATATTAGTAATTGGTCTTGCGTTAGGTGGACCAACAGGATATGCAATTAATCCAGCCAGAGATTTAGGACCTCGTATAGCACATGCAATACTACCTATATCAGGTAAAGGAGATTCGGATTGGGGATATGCTTGGATACCGGTAGTTGGACCAATAATAGGAGGAATAATAGGTGCTCTATTATTTGCAGCCCTATTTTAA